gttcgaccgtaacggagcttgaaaggcagctttgccgcaatacgagagtgtattgaggtgaagcatattaaaaaatctgaaggggtcactttcaatcggacgttcacTGTATTTTGTCTttaggaagttcgaatagttcgaatagtaaaattccagtacgaatcgaatcgaatagcaagcactattcgaaaaatattcgaaatttcgaatattcgcacacccctacaaattagcactatatttctagcctgagagtTGATTCTATTAgtgcaaaaacagaacatgagTGACTTCTGGTAAATAGAtgtttaattacaatttaattaataTTATTTAGTAGAAAACTCGTAAAGCGGCATGTtttgacaatatttttgttgcgatagaatattgagtgcctttcAATAATATTGTGTAAGTTCTTCATAGGTTGAGTCCGAAAGGGTTAAGCTTAAACTGCTTGTTCACTTTGCTTCACTTCACAGCTGAACTGGCCGGCCACATAGTGGACACGCACAGCAGTGCCCTGCACAAATGCCAGGCGTGTCCAATGGCCTTCATAAATTTAGAGGGATTCCACATACACCGGCAGGCAGCACACCCCAAGCTGCGCAGCCAGTGCTGGCTGATCCTCAAGTGCCCACTGTGCGAAGCCGTCTTTGCGTCGGCTGAGCTGCTTACCAACCACACGATAAGTCACCTGGACCAGTGCGGACGGTCCTTATTCAAGTGCTCCACATGCGACTCTCTTCACCCCACGCGTGCGGACCTGGTGGCCCACGTGCGGAAGCTGCACCCCGCCATGCACCAAGAATCGCTGTGGGGCAGGGAAGACGACCCAACCATGGCCTTTCTCTCTGGACAGAGTACAAAGGTATTGTGCAAGCTAGCCTCTTTATGCTCACGAGGGGGGCGCCAGGGGGATGGCGCAGGGGGGTGGCagcccacccccaaaattttttaCTTCCCCAAACATAGTCAAAACACGACGCATAATTCCCCACCTTTCTGCCTCACTGTTCATTACTGCCCTTGCAGGCAACCGTGTCAAGCGAAATCATCAACCTGGATGATGATGAAATAGCCAATTCCGATGACAAAGCAATGGACACTTCTGCACCATTATCGCAGAAGCCGAAAAAAGGGAGTATTACAGAGAAGCCATCACCTGCATCGAGTGCTACCTCTGACcaagcaaagaaaaacaagcaagatactCCTAAGAAAGTTAATCGGCATTCTACCGGTGATACTGAGCAGGTAAGCCAAGTAGCAAACTGAGTGGTATCAGTCTGTCAGTCTCATTAAGCAGCTGTGTTGAGATCAGTCTTATCAAGCTGATTCATGTAAACACCTTGTGCAAGAAATAAAATTGTATAGTTGGTTACAACTTACAACCTAAGATAAAACGTAAGCTCTGCCCAGAGGACTGCGCTGTGCTTGCCATTCATCTTTGCAAGAGGGTCATACTCAGTGCTTTACTTTCTAGTTATGCATACTTTTTTGCTTCTAATGTAAATACTATGCATATTAAGAATTTAAAGTTCGTCATCCTTTtttaaaatattacgtttggctCTGTGGTGATGTCCGAATCTTTGCTTGAATTTTCCCAGGAAATTCAAGCTATAAACCAGCTATAACGTGTCTGCATGAGAAAAACCACCTGCCTAAAATATGCAAGAGGTTGTAGACATCACGTGAATGAGGAAATGCAATTGGATGGGAGCATGTATCCAAATTCTCTCCTCTGGGTGGGACAGCTACGGCTGTGAGCGGAGCTTACATTCTTCTTAGGTTATAACCGTATAGCTTCTTTGTATGCCTTAAAAGCTCTTTCCAAGAGTGTACTAAATGTATTGTTTTCGCTCCCCTGTATAGGAGTAAACCATACTGCCAAGGTGACAATTTACAAGTGAACAAGCAATTCACTCCCTTCTCACTTATATCCATTTACAATGTAGGCAGGCAGTCACTTTGATTAGAAATCGACGGCTGCATACTGGTGATAGTGGGATGCATGCATCTCTTGCAAGGAGTGCAAGAACCAATAAAATCTCCTCTAGAAATCTAACAGCTAATTACTGCAAGTTCTTCCCTTGCTCAGTTTTTCAGGTAAAGTCTCACATCGCACGCCTTGCCCACGCTATGGCTGTGCATTTCTGAGGCCTTATTCTCTAACAATCCTTTATTTCTTCATTCTTCTGAGCGCTGGCCCTgccacggtcgtctagtggttacggcactcgactgctgacctgaaggtcgtgggatccAATCCCGgttgcggtggctgcattttcgatggaagcgaaaatgtttgaggcccatgtacttggatttaggtgcacgttaaagaaccttaactggtcgaaatttccagagccctccactacggcgtccctcataaccatatcgtggttttgggacgttaaaccccagataattaTTATTCTGGTCCTTGGTTCTCGGTTAGGATGTGGCACACTGGCCACTGCACCAACGTCTCTTAGGATTGCACTCTCAATGCAATACTTGATACATGCCTTATAGTTTTATAACTTAACCCAAGCACCTTATTTTGTAGCAGTTCAATTTTTAACACATTTTAATATCTTCTGTTGTTCTCTGCGGCTCATAACGCCGGGGTTACACCATCCGAGCCCGTTATGAAGGGTAAAAAGAATAGGatgtatactcggcgacaacttatcttggcattggagcgaaggctacggaggcggggcatccgcacatttgtgttactacgcaagtagttcggcatcttgcggctgatttcagttccagtttcggtttcgcttgctcgcatcgttggagcgtttagcaccacgtctacatgcagaatgggaacatcagagtgcgtagatgcatctacctactgtactgtatattgtcacagggttgttatgttgacgaaggcagcagtgggcgtgtcgaagatgaaattctttattttgccgaacttgtgggcgggaaacgagtcagtcagagcgtcgtctgtcaataattttgacagtggtgaagcgtgtcggcttttatacatgttctagcgaatgttccagcgttatcgctggtggccacgtaatctctcgACTATTCGCATACGGCGCAcaatcttaacggaaagatctagaacaatcgtgacgcttctggaacatcgcatcgcggtctgcgcggaagtttccaaacagtctttgcggatgaagcccgaagacaacaaaataagacacatgggaatatgatgaacgccaccaagcgcacaccgcagcctgaatacggtgtttgctcgattgtaacgcgaggggagactttagtagcaaaaatttggagaaaaagctcgcattgtattcgaataaatacgaaatgcaagtaccatgatgccgctgaattgggtttagatttaaggagagctcacgctaaattaaaaagagactgacgcagaatattttatcaagcttcgctggtcacacaccttcacagagcgtagtttttcggccgtaggtatttcattgcgcatgaagtagctgtgcactttgcgccacaatgctgccaacgcaaacgtgtaatagcgcagcagccgcgtcttgccggtgatgcgcttctcagtttggcccgagaaattcaatttcttgcgcttcggggaggcaaaaggggcccgcagagcttcagccttgatacgcttaactgttcgctcactcattCCGGTGAGTTCGGCggcagtccggcacactgcatttgcagacaagtcacgctgacggcgcctcactccagcgatgacattgcagataacttgcgtggtctggtgtGATAAGccgctttctgtcacatttagagtacagcttcttcggacaACGAAACgacgagtttgcggccgcacacggttcaggccaacggttcaggcggcatcgcggacgccatgtttactgagactcagagagcaggcgtgaggaaaacgtggtgctgtccaaaaaataaagacagaaacaaacttcaagtttacaataacattttttcatgaatggcttcccatactcgctctcttttttataatgaagaaatctttatttattcgagctaagtaacttttcgaattagaaaataaatataccgtatttactcgattctaccgcgccctcgattgtaacgcgcacccgttttccgcgaccaaaaaaaaaaaaaaaagtacaacatcgattctaacgcgcacccatttttcgtgagagaaatgaacaaaagtccgtaggagtccaccttcgcacattcagaagaacaagtatttggcttttaaagaactaaagtttcaaaaaaaaaagaaaacacaaagtcaaacggcgggccttgccgctgaaactgtcaccactacggcggcgatacgagtcgcataATGGATCAGTCTTCATCGCTGTCGGataactccttgtcgctgtcaacgctcttcgatttcggcaaaccggccctgcttatgtccacagaaactttttcgtggagctttgctgtaaaacaatcttctgcttctgtttgcgccagtctcgcacgcatgtttcggcaactccgaacgaccgcgatgcggcccgatttccgtccgtctctgcacatgtaataacttttctttgaaatgtgacatcgtggtgcactcatCGAGTATTTGGAGTTGGCACTTCCATGCCACCGATGCGAATGTagaacgggatgacaaactcctcagcacacgtacgaactgaaacaatgacagaaaaGGCCGAGGCATAGAGTTAAtctactgactctagaggaaaagctgggccgcgagacctataaccacaagaacgctgacatcttggaacgttgtcattcttgccatcacatatcaatcctaaagaagcatctgcacaattaaaaacttgcggatattgttttgtgtttattttgactacttctacgaaagaatacgacggctatttatgcaatttactgcgcgcggaaaagagcgtttgcaggctggttaactagatggcaccaccatatcaacactcgcgagtacgcgagtgtgtgcttgcggccgattgtgccggtttgcgcgtcgtgttaaagccagctcctgaaacttcgttcgcgtcgtgtatctcgtagttgtcatagtgtcccgttgtgtgcgttttctgtcgccgcatgccactcgacttcatgtgacagcccttttttctttcgagctggaaacttcagtgcaccagtgcaaaccaggacggacggcagagaagagatgagacaagccctgaaagttacgtacgaactagtcgcaaccgatttttaaaatactttttaacggcgataaagcttcgtgggccgtgtaactttagtttcgattgaagctttcgggagatgtctcactcacattcgccgctgcatgatgcaatcgacatttttctgctttacggctctctgcgctgaagtgcgGCAggaatgagctgaaaaagaacgtggatacaggtgtctcgccattgcaagtcgaatcagcgcgcgaccacggcctatggacattgcttcgagctgcgaatctgtcgagtgacctttgtgccagcgaacggagaaactttggtagggagtgcctagtaaaaaccgtgcacaaacaggtggaaattttaactgttatcaaccggaccagctgcacagacaaccgtacactaacacacggcttcacgcatcaaaacatagctgatgttctctgaacagcgcgtagctgacttaggttggtagattaaaactgattactaccgtcaaatatagcgagcgtctcagggtctggcaacgctggcaacgatcgttttgt
Above is a window of Rhipicephalus sanguineus isolate Rsan-2018 chromosome 3, BIME_Rsan_1.4, whole genome shotgun sequence DNA encoding:
- the LOC119385983 gene encoding zinc finger protein 532-like, with amino-acid sequence MAFINLEGFHIHRQAAHPKLRSQCWLILKCPLCEAVFASAELLTNHTISHLDQCGRSLFKCSTCDSLHPTRADLVAHVRKLHPAMHQESLWGREDDPTMAFLSGQSTKATVSSEIINLDDDEIANSDDKAMDTSAPLSQKPKKGSITEKPSPASSATSDQAKKNKQDTPKKVNRHSTGDTEQMTVKPAEKPPNNTKVCAKCDFQSSDSSAFREHIKVHRPPNQETFQCHECGLCYVVEPSLRKHLRGVHRVEEKKAAESLADADPNGAAVSGLRCSVCLATFDTERELKSHTRSHGMAFLKKVKAKDGTV